Proteins from a single region of Bos javanicus breed banteng chromosome 7, ARS-OSU_banteng_1.0, whole genome shotgun sequence:
- the LYPD8 gene encoding ly6/PLAUR domain-containing protein 8, translated as MSSTMKSFLFAGIVVVLTVAAVDTLRCIQCNSLKDSCVAKNATECPSNATTSCTSFSTNFYHGEHPTWYEDHACSEENCSNTTVESFTVSVSENETFHFESQCCLGEPCNQTSNTTASPHQVGSRNMECPACYGNNETSCNETRKCYGERCVSIIAEFTNETKTLVLKGCSNVSISTCESLGAGNQTFRGVTFRKFECGDNFSTTTPLATTDTGSQASFTPLALASILLLSLLL; from the exons ATGTCCAGCACCATGAAGAGCTTCCTCTTTGCTGGTATCGTCGTCGTGCTCACGGTTGCAGCTGTAG ATACACTGCGCTGTATACAGTGTAATTCATTGAAAGACAGCTGTGTTGCAAAAAATGCCACGGAGTGTCCCTCAAATGCCaccaccagctgtacaagtttCTCAACCAACTTTTATCATG GAGAACACCCCACATGGTatgaggatcatgcctgctctGAAGAGAACTGCAGTAACACCACGGTTGAGTCTTTCACGGTCTCTGTATCTGAAAATGAAACCTTCCACTTTGAAAGCCAGTGTTGCCTAGGAGAGCCATGCAATCAAACCAGTAATACCACCG CTTCTCCACATCAAGTGGGGTCCAGAAACATGGAGTGCCCTGCGTGTTATGGAAATAATGAAACTTCCTGTAATGAAACCCGGAAATGTTATGGAGAAAGATGTGTCAGTATAATTGCAGAATTTACAAATG AGACGAAAACACTCGTGCTGAAAGGTTGCTCCAATGTCAGCATCTCCACCTGTGAGTCCCTGGGTGCTGGAAATCAGACGTTCAGAGGAGTCACTTTCCGAAAGTTTGAGTGTGGAGACAACTTCTCAACAACCACTCCCCTGGCCACCACTGACACTGGCTCTCAAGCCTCCTTCACACCCTTGGCCCTAGCCAGCATCCTCCTGCTAAGCCTGCTGCTCTGA